The DNA segment ACGCGTAGACTCTCTCCGTCACGCTTCTCGCTACGCAAGAAGACGCGCCGACGCTAACGCCTTCTACGAAGGCTCAGCTACGAGGAACGTCGTCTCCCCTAGTTCGTTATACGACATTCTTGAAAATTAAAATACTAACAAAAATACAAAATAACAAAAATAATAGACTAATTTAAGAAAAATTACAAAATTGTATATATACATATACACGATTTTCTTCTACTAATTTCCTGTAAAACTGAAAGAGAACCATTTGATTGCGAAGCTTATCATCGGCCTAACCTTGCAATAAGCTGCACTAATGAAGAATCACCAGACTTCTGTCTGATAGAAATCTTAAGTTATTATAAATGCAAAGAAGAAAATTCAAAAAAACTATTTAACAAATTTGAATTTTAGATAATACACCATTGTTAAATTACAAAAAGCATATTTCAATAATTAGTATTTTGACTTTATTCTCCTGCAATTTTTTATTAAAAGGGCCTGAGCAAGAAGTTACTTACGATGAATTTTACATTCATAAAACATTTTCTACTGGAAATATATTTTTCGAATCAAATAATATTTCATTCTCGATTCCCAAAAATCAACTTACACACCCAACTCTATTAAAGATAAAATACACTGAAAACGATCAAATTTTAGCTAAATCGATTGATCTTCAAATTAATAATCAATACTTTAAAAATCTATCTTTCAGACAAAAAAAACAAAATTTAATAAGAGAAGTCTATGTTTCTAGTATAGACATAGAAACCAGCTTAATCAGTAATAAATATTTTCCAAAAATTGAAAACATAGTTTTTTATATAAAAAATGATAAGATCCAGAAAATTATTTTAGTAAACAAAGAAGACTTAGAAGTCTTAAATCAATTAATGAAAAATACCTCCCATTAATTAATGGAAAAATATAAAAAACTCAAGAACGTCGTATAACAGCGCGGAAACGCTTCGCTTCGGGACGAGCCCTCGCTTGGCCTGCGGCACATTTCCCTTCTGGCACTCGCTTGCATACGCAAGCTACGTGGCCAGTCCCTAACGTCCCGTCGGGACTCAGGGTCGGGAAACGTCGTCTCCGCTATTTCGTTATGCGCAAGTTCGCAAAAATTAGAATTAAAAATAAAAAGTAAAAAAGAATGGCAATACCACAATTTCAAGAAGCTATGAAACCTGTTCTAGACTTTCTTTCTAAAAATAAAGAAAGTCACACATCTGAAATCAGAAACTATGTAGCTTCTGTTTTCAATACAACAAAGGAAGAAATGGAAGAAATGCTTCCTTCAAAAAGAGCAAAATTATTTTATAACCGTGTCGCATGGGCAATTCAATATTTAAAAATGGCAGAATTGATTGAATCTGAAAAAAGATCTTATTATAAAATTACAATTGCAGGAATAAACTATCTCCCGAATTCACCTAAAAATATTACCGTTCAAGATCTCTCCAAATTTGAAGCATTCAAATTAAAAAAGGATTCAACTGAAAAACTAGAAGATATTCAAGAGAAACAAAATTTCTCCATTCAAACTCCAGAGGAAATGATTCAAAACGGTTACAACATCATTTTATCAGACTTATCTTCTGAATTAATTAAATTATTAAAATCTACTTCTCCATATTACTTTGAATTTATTGTAGTCGATTTGCTTATCAAAATGGGTTACGGAGATAAAAATGATGCAAACGCAATTCTAACTAAAAAAAGCGGAGATGAAGGTGTAGATGGAATTATAAAAGAAGATAAATTAGGATTAGAATTTATATATGTTCAAGCAAAAAGATGGGAAAATCCGGTCGGTAGACAAGAAATTCAAAAATTTGCTGGAGCTTTACAAGGTCAACGAGCAAAGAAAGGAGTTTTTATAACTACATCCAGGTTTTCAAATGATGCGGTTGAATATATAAACAAAATCGAAAATAGAATTATCTTAATCGATGGAAATGAATTAACAAAACTTATGATTGAATATGGTGTTGGCGTTTCCGAAAAAGAAAATTATATAATAAAGAAAATCGATACAGATTATTTTGTTGAAGAATAGCGAACCAGCGCATAACAGCGCGGA comes from the Leptospira wolbachii serovar Codice str. CDC genome and includes:
- a CDS encoding restriction endonuclease, which translates into the protein MAIPQFQEAMKPVLDFLSKNKESHTSEIRNYVASVFNTTKEEMEEMLPSKRAKLFYNRVAWAIQYLKMAELIESEKRSYYKITIAGINYLPNSPKNITVQDLSKFEAFKLKKDSTEKLEDIQEKQNFSIQTPEEMIQNGYNIILSDLSSELIKLLKSTSPYYFEFIVVDLLIKMGYGDKNDANAILTKKSGDEGVDGIIKEDKLGLEFIYVQAKRWENPVGRQEIQKFAGALQGQRAKKGVFITTSRFSNDAVEYINKIENRIILIDGNELTKLMIEYGVGVSEKENYIIKKIDTDYFVEE